In a genomic window of Streptomyces roseoviridis:
- the aroQ gene encoding type II 3-dehydroquinate dehydratase yields MNEPRRVLVLNGPNLGRLGSREPDIYGATSYKGLVESCRALGEELGFDVEVRETNDEGEMIRWLHEAADGSLPVVLNPGAFTHYSYGMRDAAAQRTAPLIEVHISNPYAREEFRHTSVVAAVATGTVAGFGIGSYRLALRALAEELGS; encoded by the coding sequence GTGAACGAGCCGCGCCGCGTCCTCGTGCTGAACGGCCCGAATCTCGGCCGCCTCGGCTCGCGCGAGCCCGACATCTACGGGGCCACCTCGTACAAGGGACTGGTGGAGTCCTGCCGCGCCCTCGGCGAGGAGCTCGGCTTCGACGTCGAGGTGCGGGAGACCAACGACGAGGGCGAGATGATCCGCTGGCTGCACGAGGCCGCCGACGGATCCCTCCCGGTCGTCCTCAACCCCGGCGCCTTCACGCACTACTCGTACGGGATGCGCGACGCGGCGGCCCAGCGCACCGCGCCGCTGATCGAGGTGCACATCTCGAACCCGTACGCCCGCGAGGAGTTCCGGCACACGTCGGTGGTCGCCGCCGTGGCCACCGGGACCGTCGCCGGATTCGGCATCGGCTCCTACCGGCTCGCGCTGCGCGCGCTCGCCGAGGAGCTCGGTTCCTGA
- the aroB gene encoding 3-dehydroquinate synthase translates to MTDQAVTRIQVGGSAGTDPYEVLVGRQLLGELPGLIGPSVKRIAVIHPEALAETGEALRADLAEQGYEAVAIQVPNAEEAKTAEVAAYCWKALGQTGFTRSDLVVGVGGGATTDLAGFVAATWLRGVRWIAVPTTVLAMVDAAVGGKTGINTAEGKNLVGAFHPPAGVLCDLAALDSLPVNDYVSGLAEIIKAGFIADPVILDLIEADPQAARTPAGPHTAELIERSIRVKAEVVSGDLKEAGRREILNYGHTLAHAIEKNERYKWRHGAAVSVGMVFAAELGRLAGRLDDATADRHRAVLESVGLPLTYRGDQWPKLLETMKVDKKSRGDLLRFIVLDGLAKPTVLEGPDPAVLVAAYGEVSA, encoded by the coding sequence ATGACGGACCAGGCAGTGACCCGCATCCAGGTCGGCGGCTCCGCGGGCACCGACCCGTACGAGGTGCTGGTCGGCCGGCAGCTGCTCGGCGAGCTCCCCGGACTGATCGGCCCCTCGGTCAAGCGGATCGCGGTGATCCACCCCGAGGCGCTGGCCGAGACGGGCGAGGCGCTGCGCGCCGACCTCGCCGAGCAGGGCTACGAGGCCGTCGCCATCCAGGTGCCCAACGCCGAGGAGGCCAAGACCGCCGAGGTCGCCGCCTACTGCTGGAAGGCGCTCGGCCAGACCGGCTTCACCCGCAGCGACCTCGTCGTCGGTGTCGGCGGCGGCGCCACCACCGACCTGGCCGGCTTCGTCGCCGCGACCTGGCTGCGGGGCGTGCGCTGGATCGCGGTGCCCACCACCGTCCTCGCGATGGTCGACGCCGCCGTCGGCGGCAAGACCGGCATCAACACCGCCGAGGGCAAGAACCTCGTCGGCGCCTTCCACCCGCCCGCCGGGGTGCTGTGCGACCTCGCCGCGCTCGACTCGCTGCCGGTCAACGACTACGTCAGCGGCCTCGCCGAGATCATCAAGGCGGGCTTCATCGCCGACCCGGTCATCCTCGACCTGATCGAGGCCGACCCGCAGGCCGCCCGCACCCCGGCAGGACCGCACACCGCCGAGCTCATCGAGCGGTCGATCCGGGTCAAGGCCGAGGTCGTCTCCGGCGACCTCAAGGAGGCCGGCCGCCGCGAGATCCTCAACTACGGCCACACCCTCGCGCACGCCATCGAGAAGAACGAGCGGTACAAGTGGCGCCACGGCGCCGCCGTCTCCGTCGGCATGGTCTTCGCCGCCGAGCTGGGCCGGCTCGCCGGCCGCCTCGACGACGCCACCGCCGACCGTCACCGCGCGGTCCTGGAGTCGGTCGGCCTGCCGCTGACCTACCGCGGCGACCAGTGGCCCAAGCTGCTGGAGACGATGAAGGTCGACAAGAAGTCCCGCGGCGACCTGCTGCGCTTCATCGTCCTCGACGGGCTCGCCAAGCCGACCGTCCTGGAGGGCCCGGACCCGGCCGTCCTGGTCGCCGCGTACGGCGAGGTGTCGGCGTGA
- a CDS encoding shikimate kinase: MTGGPLVVLVGPMGSGKSTVGALLAERLGAAYRDTDADIVAAEGREIADIFVEDGEDHFRALEREAVRTAVTEHEGVLALGGGAVLDEGTRALLRGLPVAYLSMDVEAAVRRVGLGAARPLLAVNPRRQWRELMDARRHLYEEVARAVVATDERTPEEVADAILDALELKDV; this comes from the coding sequence GTGACCGGCGGCCCGCTGGTCGTCCTCGTCGGTCCGATGGGCTCCGGCAAGTCCACCGTGGGCGCGCTCCTCGCCGAACGGCTCGGAGCCGCCTACCGGGACACCGACGCCGACATCGTCGCCGCCGAGGGACGCGAGATCGCCGACATCTTCGTCGAGGACGGCGAGGACCACTTCCGCGCGCTCGAACGCGAGGCCGTGCGCACGGCCGTCACCGAGCACGAGGGCGTCCTCGCGCTCGGCGGCGGCGCCGTGCTCGACGAGGGCACCCGCGCGCTGCTGCGCGGGCTGCCCGTCGCGTACCTCTCCATGGACGTCGAGGCCGCCGTGCGCCGGGTCGGCCTCGGCGCCGCCCGGCCGCTGCTCGCCGTCAACCCGCGCCGCCAGTGGCGCGAGCTGATGGACGCGCGCCGCCACCTGTACGAAGAAGTCGCCCGCGCCGTCGTCGCCACGGACGAGCGCACCCCCGAAGAGGTCGCCGACGCGATCCTCGACGCACTGGAGTTGAAGGACGTATGA
- a CDS encoding AAA family ATPase, with amino-acid sequence MQHGMGAPLPPHEPAGHTQWASGAVGARAQGGPPPVPPAPPHHPYPVPPGPQGAPPGPPAGWNAPPVAPVAPAGPQVTSHIAMPPAATGTGTATIAVLLIGPAGAGKTTVARHWAGRRSVPTAHISLDDVREWVCSGFADPQSGWNEHSEAQYRLARRTCGFAARNFLANGISCILDDAVFPDWPVVGLGGWKRHVGPGLLPVVLLPGLDVVLERNAERSGNRRLSDEEVASIHGRMAGWYGSGLPIIDNSTYDVETTARVLDEVLARAISGQPQT; translated from the coding sequence ATGCAGCACGGGATGGGGGCTCCGTTGCCACCGCACGAACCCGCCGGCCACACACAGTGGGCGTCCGGCGCCGTCGGCGCCCGGGCCCAGGGCGGGCCTCCGCCCGTCCCGCCGGCGCCTCCGCACCACCCCTACCCGGTCCCGCCCGGGCCCCAGGGCGCACCGCCCGGCCCGCCCGCCGGCTGGAACGCCCCGCCGGTCGCCCCGGTCGCCCCGGCCGGGCCCCAGGTCACCTCGCACATCGCGATGCCGCCCGCGGCGACGGGCACCGGCACCGCCACCATCGCCGTGCTGCTCATCGGCCCGGCCGGCGCGGGCAAGACCACGGTCGCCCGCCACTGGGCCGGCCGCCGGAGCGTCCCGACGGCCCACATCAGCCTGGACGACGTCCGCGAGTGGGTCTGCTCCGGCTTCGCCGACCCCCAGTCCGGCTGGAACGAGCACTCCGAGGCCCAGTACCGGCTGGCCCGGCGCACCTGTGGCTTCGCCGCCCGCAACTTCCTCGCCAACGGCATCTCCTGCATCCTCGACGACGCCGTCTTCCCCGACTGGCCCGTCGTCGGCCTCGGCGGCTGGAAGCGTCACGTGGGCCCCGGACTGCTCCCCGTCGTCCTGCTCCCCGGCCTGGACGTCGTCCTGGAGCGCAACGCCGAACGCAGCGGCAACCGCCGCCTCTCCGACGAGGAGGTCGCCTCGATCCACGGCCGGATGGCCGGCTGGTACGGCTCCGGCCTGCCGATCATCGACAACTCGACGTACGACGTCGAGACCACGGCCCGTGTCCTCGACGAGGTCCTCGCCCGCGCGATATCCGGCCAGCCGCAGACCTGA